DNA from Onthophagus taurus isolate NC chromosome 2, IU_Otau_3.0, whole genome shotgun sequence:
acgttgacgtttcaaaccggaagtgattgtatttccattaatattaaagttaaatatgtcgagtttggactcattttaaaggatttcttatgaagttgacaaatatgtcaaaattaatagttgaaagatcgaactttttggttttttgagataaatgcgtcatgtttggactcactttaaaggttattttatgaagattacgaatataataataaaattaaagttgacattgacaactgaaagtttttgtcacgactaaacccgactgtttcttgtgttagttctagtgatagtatttcatgcaattttaagCTGAATCGTATAGATTATAATCTTATTTCTTTACATATCTAAACTATTCAAGATTTTCTTCAGGGTTTTATAAcaatgatatttttataacaatatcaTGAATATTTTTGTCGGTTTGTACACCAATCTTGATgcattaaatgaaaatatattaaactgTATTGAAGAAACAAGACCGAGAACATTTAAAAAGAGacaataatttcaaaacagGATATCGTAACAAAAAACTAACTGGACGTTGGCAATAAAATCGTACGCGAATTCGAGTAAAGATTAGTTCAGCCAGAACATCAGTAAATAAGATACGATataaaattctttgaaaatgaatttccaactaaatattttcaaaacgaAAAACATGGAAGtgaattctaaaaaattagaTATTAAATGGATTGAATGGGATGAGGTGCCGATGAAAGCTTGTACTagattaaataagaaaatgaaaagGCTGGACCGGAAACAAATCGGCCATGTTAAGAAATCGACATTGACTGGATCAAGAAaatctaaattattaaatttgtaagacgtttattgtttaatttgaatgtaatcacattttaattatttacaaataagtaaattaactgtaaatgttttaatattacaaatatgttgtTAAAACAcgtgttttataaataataactcattacgttattattttataataaacttaaaatatttactcattgttgggttgaattctatttcctttttatctaattccccgattttatctaaaacattttttttatattcttccAAGTCTTTTTCTCtgcaatttaaaacaaaaaggcAATTTTCTATGTACAAAAGAGATTGATTGTTTgctattttttcaattaaatcttgttcaatatttttgatataactCGAATTAAAATATACCACATCGAATAAGTTgtgaaatttttctttatgtttCATGGATGATAACATTTGTAACGACAAAAACGTCACGGTAAAATCCTCAATTTCAATACATTTTCTCACCtttttcttaacaacatttttttcctgtTGTACATCAGTaacttttaaatcatttaattgtGCGACGCAATACCCTAAGTTCACATCGCTAGTTTTTTGGTGAGTATAATTAGAGTTATAATGTATCTCATGAAAAATTTCTCTTAAATTCCTTTCAGTTACATCAGTTGATCGGTTTGCATATAAATTGTTGGTTTTCGTTAAAAATGTTGGATCTGAACATTCCAAACCGTACGTAACAAACGGCCCGGTAATAATATCACCTAAATATCCGTAATGGAGAAATTTTTCACCATTCGGAATGACCCCAGTAACCATTGATCGATTTGGTTTCGAAACTTCCGATTCTAACCAAGAGAAAGCGACACCAGTACTTCGAAAATATTGATATTCCTGGCCTCCAACAATATTTCCTCCGATGGCATGGAATCTCATTTGAAGATCCCAATCGAACGCGCCTTTTTTGTTATCATATCTAACCCCTAAAGTTTTTCTTACCCTTTTATCCCAACAATCGCAAATATCGAACGGATCGATCCCAccccaaaatttaaaaacattttcgataTAATCTCTATCTTTGTATTTAATATCCAGTTTTAAAAACGGCATTATTTCGTTCATATACTCATAATTTGTGatcatttcaacaaaatcCGACGATCTTGATGATAGGTAATTTGCAACTGCTGGTCTAATCATACTGTTTCCGTACAGTTCCATAAAATACCTGGTTTTTTGGACGATTCCGAGTTCTTCTTCCGGTCGTAAGGCAAGATAAAGTAAAAGGATTTGTTTCGCAACCGCTTCTTGACAAGACTCcattatgaaaaaatttaattttatgtgttTTCTTGTGTAACGCTTCGCtaacgtttttaaaatgtGACGGCAATCTGAACTGCCAACCAGTAAAATATTTACCTCATCATTTAGATGAACGTGTCTATTTAGTTCTCCCGCAAGATCTAAAGCTGGAGTTAAACCCCAaagcatatttttttaagaaaaattgactgacttttactatttttattatgtatcaATATCAAGGAGAATATTGATCAAACTTTTACCATGGAAacttaatatacagggtgagtcagaaagaatttGGTAGTTTTGTATTTTCGAGCATGATAAATACCaatttgaaacttgttttgttattgctcatagagggcgctagatacGCACTGCTCGTTTGATGaatcaaatcataaattttttggCTATCGAGCTACGACCAATAATACGACCGGTATttggatttcccattctttctaaCTCACCTGTATAGTTACAATGAAGTTTAACTTGGATATTAATCCCAATTAATCCCTAACATTGAGTGCGTTCACCAGAGAATTCCATTTACGTTGGCAAACGCAAACGGATTACGATTGCGTTGGTGATTTGGTGAACGTCCAATTTTTCTATAGACATATGGTTTGATAACAACAGATGGCGCTTTAATGacaattatttacaattttaattaatttataggtACATACCTCTCAATTTATCatgaatttcttcattttcaaagacAGTACACACCAAcccattaaataaataatttcgggCTTCTGccattcttttttgttgattttaaatttaatggcCGCGTTCACCAACTGTCAACGTTTGCAAACAGAGAGCAGACTGTTGGCAACACTTCTGGTGAACGCAACGCTAACTTCAAACGTGTTTGGTAAACGGCCGCCATTTTATCAATCGTATGATTTTTCCGTTAGCAAACGCAAACGGTGTTTGCTGTTTGTGtcatcttaaatttaaaatcaacaaaaaagaatggCAGAAGcccgaaattatttatttaatgggTTAGTGTATActatctttgaaaatgaagaaattcatGATAAATTGAGCGGTATgatctataaataaattaaaattgtaaataattgtCATTAAAGCGCCATCTGTTGTTATCAAACCATATGTCTATAGAACCATATGTCTATTTGCGTTTGCCAACGTAAACGGAATTCTCTGGTGAACGCGCCCATTGATTTAAAGAAGCGATTGAAAGGAAAAAAGAGGgttatatttattgttgtcGAGTCATTATTAAGGCGATTATTATCTAGGGAGTTGAAAACTAGGATCTAAGATCAAAAACATACTTTTGctgtaaaaatatatgtaagtaaattaaaacatttttaggttatgtcattTTTTGGGtctaaataaaactaaaattaaaaacttttgaatTATGCCGGGCATTTCGATTTTTCTTAAACGTGGTGTTTAACATATCTACAGTCGATTTATCTTGTTTTCCACTCATTTTCAttggaaattattaattattcttgaaaataaaaacgatataacctcaaatgaGTTGTTTGTGATGGAGgtaccaatttaaaaaaattaaaggcaCTAAATTTGAGAAAGTCTAACAATAAGTTTTGATTTGAGATTATGTTGCAACCTAATTAacatagaaataaataaatagcaatttaatacaaaaaaaattaatataatagtagtataaattataattaatttaaattaaaattatttaaaaaaatttatttaaacttggtgacatttaattatttccatTACCAACCTCACGAAGGATCCAAGGATCTTTGATAGGAGAACTTGGGACTGATTGTATGTCGAAATCCCACCGTAAGATGGCATTAGCGTCTatactgaaataatttaattaaactaacaattttattattaatagtgaGAATGATGAGAGAcagcaataacaattattatcagtatcattcttttaatttaaaaagtatagatTCCAATtagtgttatatttttaaatttgctgctaacttcaagttttaaaattataaagttgaagtttgttcagaatgacatatgaaacgtcattttaaagtgatttttcggtaagagtCAAGTAAGAGTATGTTAAAGTAATAATGgtatgattaaataattagattgTAATTGACATTATAGCTTTGTTTCAGCTAACGTTATAAGTTGATGGAAGCTCGTCAGATACAATCTCACATGTCATATGATGCAGTGATATTCAAATGTGCGGCATTATTTGACAGGTGTAATTGCCAGAGGTAATTGCATCTGAGGGATTCCCAACCAGTCGCTTCAAACACTTTCCAAACAATTATTCTGTGGTTGgagcttttatatataaacccaatccaacccaaggacagtagaatctaacaggactgctacctacatccattgttgtgacaacctgcccgcaaactacgtcacaccattttccacgcccagctgttgttatggtctatgcgtttgctatgtatttttagaggttatatcctagatgtattcatattatttttgaagttttatatttttagacgtattaatgtctatcatataacctctaaaaacgcagacagttaccaggcgtggcaaatagtgtgacgtagagtgcgggcaaccaatcCCTAGTGgtctacaaaaatacaatggattaGCAGTCCTGTttgattctactgtccttgaatCCAACCTATATTCTAGTGGTTCGGTTTTTAGCtgaataattccaaaatatccccaacagatggcgccatatgcgttcaatttttaatacgaAGTTTTTGTTAAGAGAGTTGCATTTCTACGAAGCTATTTTTTATGCAAGGTAGTCTCCAACTGATTTTCTCAAGTACATTTTTCGTCATATTTCGACTTAAAAAAACCAATAATTCTCTTTAATAAGTAAACATAAACGTCTTAAAAGGTacaaaataagtaattttgatttttctcAACAAGATAGGACAAAAGTCGTTTCTTTTTAGCGAATAGAAAAGTTTTGGCGACCACTTTGAAAATTGactttgatttttaataaaaaattatcaattattgtataatttgacgaattttgaGTTTCAATGTTGGTAATTTTGACAGAAATTCCCTGATAAATTACTTATCGAaaaaggttatgttttaaccttaacatttatttaaatatttataaaaatgataacaaaattaaataaattcgtgTATATTGTATATGATGAAAAGTGCTAAATTAGAGTTAGAATAGAATtaggatttaattaaataaaaagataacaaaaaaatcgaaattataacatttttcgtttatttcctataaaaaaattatattaaacaatAGTTACAGACAATgagagataaaaataaaattatcgtAATTTTTTAGCACGAATTAGTTTACTTTTTTTCAATTCTCCaatattctttttcttgtcctgtttcaattttttgtttattttaagagTCGCTTCTAATGGAACTTCATCCCACTCcataatttttgcatttttactTAATTTCGTTTCCTTCAAATTTGTAACCTGCTTTTCTTTCTTCATGacttttggtgattttttcggcgaaatattttcttcgattttttTAGGAGAtactttctttatttcttttattttagtgGGACTACTAGATTTTGTGGGAgtagaatttttgatttcttttgaaACAGTTTTTTGAGGAGAAATTGATTTCTTACTTAAccgttttttcaaatttttattttctagttTTTCAGATGAAGTATCTAATTGATTTACTTTCTCAGATTGAGATGAATGTTTAATCTTCTTTTTTGGGGGCTCCTTTAAATCGTTTTGTTTGGTTGAAATCTTGGTTTTCTTGGAATCTGAAGTCTTTTTCTTCTCTGTCTTAACagtttcttcttcaatttcatcatcatcattatcATTGAGATCTACTTCTTCATCATCTCGAATTTGTGGAATATCATTTGAAAACTTCTTTAATTTAGCAACATAAAACCCATCCATGTTATGAGAATGTGGATAAAATCTTTTGGTTAATTTAACAGTGGGATGAAATCTATATTGTCGATAATTAGTAAATCCTTCACTACCAAATTCCAACCCTGTATCAACTAATTTAACGTTACGCTTTTTCAAAGCATAGTCAATAACAGCTTCGTTTTCTTCTGGTAAAATAGAACAAGTCGAATAAACGATGTAACCCCCGCTTGATGATTTAGCATTAACACAATCGATTGCAGCTAATAATAATTCGCGTTGCAACGTGAAACATCGCTGTATATCGGTTTCATCTCGGCTCGTTTTTACGCTGGGGTCTTTTCCAATAACCCCTGTACCTGTACAAGGTGCGTCTAATAAAACTCTGTCGAATCCTTTCAAAAGTTTCGGGTATTTTCGCCCATCCACTGAAGTAACGACGGAATTTATAACACCTAACCTATGAAAATTGCCAACAACAGCTTTAATACGATCCGGATTAACATCATTTGCAAATAAAACGCCGGTATTTTTCATAATAGCCGCAATATGGGATGCTTTCCCACCAGGGGCTGCACACATATCTAAAATTCTTTCATTTTCTTGCGGGGCTAAAGCCATTACAGGTAGAAAACTAGAAGCTCCTTGAATCATATAATGACCAGCTAAATACTCTGGGGTGGCTCCTATAGGAACTTGACTCGAATAAATGACCAAACCAACTTTTGACCACTTCCCAATTGGATCTAAATTAACCCCTCTGTTAATTAGAGCTTGAGCTAAATCACGACGGCGAGCTTTTAAGCTATTTGTACGCACGGTTAATGGTCGTTGGACTTCGCTTGCTTctaaaaattctaataattCAGTTAAAGGAAATAATTgcattaatttttccattaaaaaatcgttataactaaaatatgagcacaaatctttttttaatagtgtTATGTATTCAGCTCTTGGATGTTTGGAATCTctaagtttattaaaatctgATAAAACTGTGATGATGTCTTTCATTCTTTGTTGGATATCTTGCAAATTTTTGGTTTCTTTCTCTTCTTCTTCAGTGGGAAATTGGAATATATCTTGGTTGCCTATGTTTAATTGAAGTTCTTCTTCAGctaat
Protein-coding regions in this window:
- the LOC111415154 gene encoding dynein axonemal assembly factor 3 homolog, translating into MLWGLTPALDLAGELNRHVHLNDEVNILLVGSSDCRHILKTLAKRYTRKHIKLNFFIMESCQEAVAKQILLLYLALRPEEELGIVQKTRYFMELYGNSMIRPAVANYLSSRSSDFVEMITNYEYMNEIMPFLKLDIKYKDRDYIENVFKFWGGIDPFDICDCWDKRVRKTLGVRYDNKKGAFDWDLQMRFHAIGGNIVGGQEYQYFRSTGVAFSWLESEVSKPNRSMVTGVIPNGEKFLHYGYLGDIITGPFVTYGLECSDPTFLTKTNNLYANRSTDVTERNLREIFHEIHYNSNYTHQKTSDVNLGYCVAQLNDLKVTDVQQEKNVVKKKVRKCIEIEDFTVTFLSLQMLSSMKHKEKFHNLFDVVYFNSSYIKNIEQDLIEKIANNQSLLYIENCLFVLNCREKDLEEYKKNVLDKIGELDKKEIEFNPTMSKYFKFIIK
- the LOC111415139 gene encoding uncharacterized protein encodes the protein MGRKAKFDETVIVKKGPGRKSKKQKPPTFSKQLQEPKDETKKLSRNQKLRQRKRLEKQELAREQRKNNKKINQKPKQKIKKKYNSDDDDDSENSSDDEEIVQEKIKGYSDDNKEWLQPKSRDKKRNQIGKKINGHQNGDLESKSDDDDDEVKLESLNDMSDDEVEDDFDENISEDDQVSDEDDEDLLPIEKQTKILKKKLKKEQKLAEEELQLNIGNQDIFQFPTEEEEKETKNLQDIQQRMKDIITVLSDFNKLRDSKHPRAEYITLLKKDLCSYFSYNDFLMEKLMQLFPLTELLEFLEASEVQRPLTVRTNSLKARRRDLAQALINRGVNLDPIGKWSKVGLVIYSSQVPIGATPEYLAGHYMIQGASSFLPVMALAPQENERILDMCAAPGGKASHIAAIMKNTGVLFANDVNPDRIKAVVGNFHRLGVINSVVTSVDGRKYPKLLKGFDRVLLDAPCTGTGVIGKDPSVKTSRDETDIQRCFTLQRELLLAAIDCVNAKSSSGGYIVYSTCSILPEENEAVIDYALKKRNVKLVDTGLEFGSEGFTNYRQYRFHPTVKLTKRFYPHSHNMDGFYVAKLKKFSNDIPQIRDDEEVDLNDNDDDEIEEETVKTEKKKTSDSKKTKISTKQNDLKEPPKKKIKHSSQSEKVNQLDTSSEKLENKNLKKRLSKKSISPQKTVSKEIKNSTPTKSSSPTKIKEIKKVSPKKIEENISPKKSPKVMKKEKQVTNLKETKLSKNAKIMEWDEVPLEATLKINKKLKQDKKKNIGELKKSKLIRAKKLR